The Antennarius striatus isolate MH-2024 chromosome 23, ASM4005453v1, whole genome shotgun sequence genome has a segment encoding these proteins:
- the tada2b gene encoding transcriptional adapter 2-beta, which translates to MADLGKKYCVNCLADVTNLRLRCTDCPDIELCPECFSAGAEIGNHRRWHGYQQVDGGRFSLWGPEAEGGWTSREEQSLLDAIEQYGFGNWEDMATHVGASRTPQEVMEHYVTMYIHGNLGKACIPDSIPNRVTDHTCPSGGPLSPSLTTPLPPLDISLVEQQQLGYMPLRDDYEIEYDHDAEKLISGLSVNYDDEDVEIEMKRAHVDMYVRKLRERQRRKNIARDYNLVPSFLGRDKKDKEKDKPGALGVTGIAGGAGGAGAGGGAVGSGSTTTAGSGPVPTTPKRKITKEEKEQRVRLRGLCQFMAHREFEEFFDNMNKERLLRAKVRELQRYRRNGITRLEESVEYEAARHKREKRKENKSVVISKRGSGGGGGLGSGMGLGGGAGGGGGVAGGLVVGVGIKEEGKDGEFAAMENLAGFELLSEREKLLCNSLNLSPARYLTVKTIIIKDHLQKRQGIPAKSRLPSYLDKVLKKRILTFLTESGWISRDAS; encoded by the exons ATGGCCGACCTGGGGAAGAAGTACTGCGTGAACTGCCTTGCAGATGTTACCAACCTGCGGCTTCGCTGTACCGACTGTCCCGATATCGAACTGTGTCCGGAGTGCTTCTCTGCGGGGGCAGAAATTGGTAACCACCGGAGATGGCACGGTTACCAGCAGGTCGACGGCGGTCGGTTTTCTCTCTGGGGTCCCGAAGCGGAGGGAGGATGGACCAGCAGGGAAGAGCAATCGCTGCTCGATGCTATCGAGCAGTATGGATTTGGAAACTGG GAGGATATGGCGACTCACGTCGGAGCGTCCCGAACTCCCCAAGAAGTCATGGAGCACTATGTCACCATGTACATCCATGGAAACCTGGGTAAAGCCTGCATCCCTGACAGCATTCCCAACCGGGTAACAGACCACACCTGCCCAAGTGGGGGGCCCCTGTCGCCCAGCCTCACcactcctctccctcccctggATATCAGCTTGGttgaacagcagcagctgggaTACATGCCGCTCCGTGATGATTATGAGATTGAATATGACCACGATGCAGAGAAGCTCATTAGCGGATTGTCGGTGAATTACGACGATGAGGATgtagaaatagaaatgaaacGCGCCCACGTGGACATGTATGTACGTAAACTCCGAGAGCGGCAGAGACGTAAGAACATCGCCCGAGACTACAACCTGGTGCCTTCGTTCTTGGGCCGAGACaaaaaagacaaggaaaaggaCAAACCAGGCGCTCTGGGAGTCACGGGCATCGCCGGTGGTGCGGGTGGGGCAGGAGCTGGCGGTGGTGCCGTTGGATCGGGTTCCACGACGACTGCAGGATCGGGGCCTGTCCCAACTACACCCAAAAGAAAGATCACCAAGGAAGAGAAGGAGCAGCGGGTCCGCCTGCGAGGGCTCTGCCAGTTCATGGCTCATCGAGAGTTTGAAGAATTTTTTGACAATATGAATAAAGAGCGTTTGCTGAGGGCCAAAGTACGAGAGCTGCAGCGCTACCGCCGCAATGGAATCACCCGCCTGGAAGAGTCTGTGGAATATGAAGCAGCGCGCCACAAACGGGAGAAGCGCAAGGAGAACAAAAGTGTTGTCATCTCCAAACGGGGCAGCGGAGGCGGGGGCGGGCTCGGCTCCGGTATGGGACTCGGGGGCGGggctggaggaggcggaggtgtCGCTGGAGGATTAGTAGTTGGAGTCGGGATCAAAGAAGAGGGAAAAGATGGCGAGTTTGCCGCTATGGAGAACCTGGCGGGCTTTGAGCTCCTGTCTGAAAGGGAGAAGCTGCTGTGTAACTCTCTGAACCTCAGCCCTGCGCGTTACCTGACTGTcaaaaccatcatcatcaaggATCACCTGCAGAAAAGACAGGGCATCCCCGCCAAGAGCCGGTTGCCTAGTTACCTGGATAAAGTCCTGAAAAAGCGTATTCTCACCTTTCTCACAGAAAGCGGCTGGATATCCCGGGATGCCTCCTAG
- the cfap184 gene encoding cilia- and flagella-associated protein 184, with protein MEGEQKKEQNELRTDPERAMTADSDISETPANGHEGITAEAVASDYDEEKPKTIKDTVDYYTEEKNICEPGQVSEKEFSPTDNITTSEDFSVGINEVKSLPMAHEESVVFEINNTDDNGSPRLNLETPERDNSSPTRDEKLETEEEEPTADHLDKQDMSYEEYVRLVQELREERDKARQHNGQLQMELEEYFYNRAKDDTEMEKKLPVSEQLQEYEKHKNILTELKQQLNAESENVQQQAEQLDLQTKEMLDEVKNQWQAFLALKKNFAVRELRRHLGRKAAQAKVESVLAAEQLHQDELTKLRLENIKLSVKIHSLEAKFCRGQEQNKDPLQLQFEQLQAQRLELKKNAEKQNEELLKMEKKISSRLELLSNIKEKLFWTQMEVRAKQNQLAEVEAMVARKRDLLTRTKQVCSSIQRDNLRLKEQHGLLGNRVLLMDFDDTVDASKHLEEQLGNLKDQQAEIIFTCGR; from the exons ATGGAAGGAGAGCAAAAAAAGGAACAGAATGAGTTGAGGACTGACCCAGAGAGGGCGATGACAGCAGATTCAGACATTTCTGAAACTCCTGCAAATGGTCATGAAGGTATCACAGCCGAAGCTGTTGCATCAGATTATGATGAAGAAAAACCAAAGACTATAAAAGACACTGTGGATTATtatactgaagaaaaaaacatctgtgaACCAGGTCAGGTCAGTGAGAAAGAGTTCTCTCCGACTGATAATATTACCACAAGTGAGGACTTTTCTGTGGGGATTAATGAAGTCAAATCTCTACCAATGGCCCATGAAGAGAGTGTTGTTTTTGAGATCAACAACACTGATGACAATGGATCTCCCAGATTGAATCTTGAGACGCCAGAGAGAGACAACAGCAGTCCTACCCGGGATGAGAAGTTGGAAACTGAAGAAGAGGAACCCACAGCTGACCATTTAGACAAGCAGGACATGAGCTATGAAGAATACGTGCGACTGGTCCAGGAGCTGCGTGAGGAGAGAGACAAGGCCAGGCAGCACAACGGCCAGCTGcagatggagctggaggagtACTTCTACAACAGGGCTAAAGACGACACCGAGATGGAAAAGAAGCTGCCCGTGTCAGAGCAGCTGCAGGAGTATGAGAAGCACAAGAACATCCTGACAGAGCTGAAGCAACAGCTCAACGCAGAGTCAGAGAACGTTCAACAGCAGGCAGAGCAGCTGGACTTACAGACCAAAGAGATGCTAGACGAG GTGAAAAATCAATGGCAAGCATTTTTGGCGTTGAAGAAGAATTTTGCTGTGCGAGAACTTCGCCGCCACTTGGGTAGAAAAGCTGCTCAGGCCAAAGTGGAATCAgtcctggcagcagagcagcttcACCAGGATGAACTGACGAAGCTGCGCCTCGAGAACATCAAGCTGAGCGTGAAGATTCACAGTCTGGAAGCAAAATTCTGCAGAGGACAAGAACAGAACAAGGACCCCCTACAACTCCAGTTTGAGCAGCTCCAGGCTcagaggttggagctgaaaaAGAATGCCGAAAAGCAAAATGAAGAATTGttaaagatggagaaaaagatCAGCAGTCGTTTGGAG CTCCTGTCAAACATCAAGGAGAAGCTGTTCTGGACTCAAATGGAGGTCCGAGCCAAGCAAAACCAGCTGGCGGAGGTGGAGGCAATGGTGGCCAGGAAGAGGGACCTCCTGACCAGGACGAAGCAGGTATGCAGCAGCATACAGAGAGACAACCTGAGGCTGAAGGAGCAGCATGGACTGCTGGGGAACAGGGTCCTGTTAATGGACTTCGACGACACAGTAGATGCCTCTAAACATCTGGAGGAACAACTGGGAAATCTGAAAGACCAGCAAGCTGAGATCATCTTCACGTGTGGCAGATGA